The genomic interval taattgtaatttGTCAGTACACCATACAGATCTAAAAATTGTTGTCCTTACATCCTTACAATATAAACATGTTAATTGTtgattttgtcatttcttttttgtatgttactttttgtttgtttgctttgtttatcTAGTTTTTGCTTTTGAGTTTTTCTACATCTGTACGAATGGATTAATTGAAAAGTGAACTAAACTAGACTTTATTCTTGTCGTTTGCCGTTGCCAAAAATTTCACCTTTTAACTCGCTAAAAAGAATCGTAAGTTTCAACTGAAGCATGCGTGAATGGAAACAGGTTCTTTTTCGTATGCTTATGCTTGTTACTTCCTAGGGCCGAACTGTAAGACGTCATGCAATTACACTCAGTTTGCAGGTGTTACTGAAGCGGTAATTTCCTCTTTACCCAAGAGAACAAAAAccctgtttaaaaaaaaagaatatttgtaGAATTAAACAATTCACGCTACTCACGGAAATTACGGACTATTTTTTACCACGGTAAAAATCAAAGTTGATCTCATTTGTCAGGTTTTTCGATCCGTTACCACGGACAGCCAAAGAATTGAGTTCAATCATAAAATTTGTTGGAGCGGTTCCTAAGATAATTCCGTTCTCTCAGTTAGCTTTTCGTCCCTTGCCTTTTCAGCTCTTTTACAACTTCCTGTCGATAGCGTTGAATTTGCCTTGGTGCTCAGTTCATCTTTCTGTTTTGCCTCTGCCTACATCACTTTACAACATGAAAGTTAACCTAAGCCATGCATAAATCTGCAAAGACCATAACGATCACACTAGCACGTTTCATCTCGAAATCAATCGTTTCACTATCATGCATTCTTATTGGGCATCGTACTAATGCAATGTCGCTGTACTTTGTCGTATAGTGCTGGAAACATGCACTTTCAAAATAAAGTATAATTGTTTTGTCTCACGAAGTGAAGTCACTTCAGATGTGTGAAATTCAAATGGAATAATTGGGCTATAGATATCTTCTTTTGTGCATGTTATCAGTGGTGATaaagtattaaaaattaaaagcaaacagGTTCTTTCTTATTGATAATAAGAAATACGTGCAAAGAAACTTTTTATGATATTAATAGAACTAAGTCAATCACGGGTATAAGGTTTGAGGACAGCAATTACAAGGCTGGTTTTCCGCAGGTTATTTTGGGCTTTACGCCGATAACAAAAGCTTTCGCGGAAGCTTCTGTCTTGAAGACATCCTAtccttattttaattcaaaacttgtCTTTTGTACTCTTGCGAGTTTACATGCACTCTTTTTCTTCTCGAAGAAGCCCGTCAGTCCGTAGGAAAGAGATCATGCGTGGCGCGAGTGTCATGAATGATATCTGTCCTTGCAGAGCTCAGCAAAGTAAGCCACCGCGACTGACAACTAATTGGAGAAAATTTAGATACTTGAAAAACCGGTGTGGGGCGGCCCCTTTTGTCTGAGGGAACTGAGGGATCCGATGTTCATTACTTGAGGTCTGCAACAGGCGGACCACGAATGCTAACAATATCTGTCAATGACTTCAGCTCGTCTTGAAAGTATAGCATGTAAAAAGGAGATGAGAGAGGAACCCtttaatgaaaggaaaatagaaacCAAGTTCATCAAACTGTAATCaagaaagttaaacaatttttagaCCAAGCTACTTTCTGAATGTCTAAATACACaccattttattaaaaatgccTCCCTCAGTAATTGCACGGTATATGGGCAGTTTTCGCAGCGATTACGTAAATAAATTACAGACTGAACTAAGTTACAATTACTGATCATATCGCTAATAAAGCGCCActcaaatttgaagaaaaatagcaaaagcTTCATGGttgatttttcttaaaaggaaaTCCGTTACCTCTACgtactattaaaaaaattgagctcctcaaaaacgaacaaaaaagaagcaaaaacaaTACGATATCGTTAAACCTGATCGAGAACGAACAATCAGTTCAAAGCAATGTACAGTTCGCAGCCGATTTTAAGAATCAGTTTAATCAGTCTATACTGGCAAATTTTTGACATATTGATAGGCGTTTGGGCCCAACTTGTCGATGATTTCTTGGCGAACTTTCCCATACACCTCCTCGTCTAGGGTGATGACTTGAGTTGCCTTGTGCAAAGTTATATCTTGGGAATTGTAGTTGGAGAATAAGTAGTCGTCCGACACCTGACTGGCCTTAAAATAGGCAGCAATTGAAGCAAGGCTGACTTGGCCATTCATAACTGTGCATGGAAGGATTTGGAAAAGACCATGTTGCTCTGATGCACTATTATCTGCGAACAGAGTTAGGCCTTGTGGCGACTTAGCGAAGCTATCCAAGGTTTCCTTTACGACTGTCAACAGTTGCTTGTCGTTACCCACCAGTGCGCTCAAAAGCTCCAAAGTTACCTCGGATAACTTGAAAGAAGCCTGATGAGACTTGTACTCGTCGAAGCCGAACTTTTGCATATCCCAGCCCACATTGCTTAGCACATCGAAGTAAAATTGGTACCAGTATCCGACATCCCTTTTGTCAGGGAACTTCTTGGTTGCCGCCAGCTGAGCCAACAAAGTGGAGTTTTGGACGTCATGCATCTGTTGAGTACTCAGCTCAGGGGTAAAGGAAGCAAGGCTACCAGCGACAACTTTGGCAGCGGGCGAATCGAGTGTCAGAGACTCAACGAGTTTGAGGGACCTTACGAATGCTAGCCGGCTTGACATGGTGATATAATTCACGGAAGGTCTGATGATACAAGCAGGAGCTAAAACCCTGGCTTTTAAGGGTTTCAAACAAAAGAAGCCACGTAAAGTGAAACATGCTACTCCTCAAGGAGATTACGGACTATATATGGTAAAAAGTCGATCCCATTGGTCAGGTTTTTCGATCCTTTACTGGCAGCCATCCAATTTATTGGAGCAGCTCTTTAGATAATTCCGTTTTGCTGCTGGTTTACGCCGTTTACGTTTAAGGAAGAAAATAACAGACCCCTTAACCGTTGACCCCAGCATTGTAACGACATCCTGTACATCAAGCTATTCATTAGAAATCACGAGTTCTTTGTGAAAATACCGAGCTGTGAGGCGCCATGTAATGATATTGGCAGGAGTCACTGGAGCGGTAGTTCCTTCTTAAAAAACCTGTCTTTGAAgaggttcaaaacaaaataatatttgtagAGTTAAATATGCAACTCTTCACAGAGACTATGGACTAcatgtgaccctccacgggatttCAGAGAATAAGGTGAACCCAcgcacaaacaaaagaaatagcTTTTAACGCGTTTATTGCGTGTTAGTTATTTGCCTCATTAACTTCGCAGCAACTTTGCACGATATAGCACGGTGATcgtgccaattttataacacgccTTTTAAAGTTAAAGTTCCTTTCGATGTGTACAGGAAGTACGTCCTAAGCTGTAAGGCTTTGTAGTTCACTGATACGCCTGACCGATACGATACTCAATATCCAGTGATGATACAAGCGGGAGCTAAAACCCAGGCTTTTAAGGGTTTAGAACAAAAGAAGATATGTAAAGTGTAACGTGCTACAACTCAAGGAGATTACGGACTACATATAGTAAAAAGTTGATCCCACTGGTCAGGTTTTTCGATCCTTTACCACAGGCAGCCATCCAATTTGTTGGAGCGGCTCTCTAACTAATTCCGTTTTTCTGCCGGTTTATGCCACgccgaaaaaaaaggaagaaaataacaAACCCTTAACCGTTGACCTCCAAAGTCAACGCTGAGTCAGCATTGTAACGACATCCTGTAAGTCAAACTATACATTAGAAATCACGAGTTCTTTGTGAAAATACTTATAAGGCCCTTATCAGTAATGGTCTGTGCCGAGCTGTGAGGCGTCATGTAATGATATTGGCAGAGTCACTGAAGTGGTAGTTCCTTCTTAAAAAACCTGTCTTTGCATGAAgaggttcaaaacaaaataatatttgtagAGTTAAATATGCAACTCTTCACAGAGACTATGGACTAcatgtgaccctccacgggatttcagagaataaggtgaacgcacgcacacggcaTGCTTGCACGCTCAAACAAAAGAACTAGCTTTTAACGCGTTTGTTGCGTGTTAGTTATTTGCCTCAGTAACTTCGCAGCAACAGTCTTGCTTCGCACGGTAGAAACAAAGGAACGAGTTAAGATCTTAATTGCAAAAGTAAATCTGAGCCATAAATCAGCAAAGACCATAACGATCACGCTAGCACGTTTCATCTCGAAATCATTTGTCTGGCAGCCATCCAATTTGTTGGAAGGGGTCTATAACTAATTCCGTTTTTCTGCCGGTTTATGCCACGccgaaaagaaaggaagaaaataacaAACCCCTTTTGAAgaggttcaaaacaaaataatatttgcaGAGTTAAATATGCAACTCTTCACGGAGACTATGGACTACATGTGACCTCCAAGGGATTTCAGGGAATGAGGTGAACCCACGCACACGGCATGCTTGCACGCTCAAACAAAAGAACTAGCTTTTAACGTGTTTGTTGCGTGTTAGTTATTTGCCTCAGTAACTTCGCAGCAACTGTCTTGCTTCGCACGGTAGAAACAAAGGAACGTGTTAAGATCTTGCTTGCAAAAGTAAATCTGAGCCATAAATCTGCAAAGACCATAACGATCACGCTAGCACGTTTCATCTCGAAATCAGTTGTCTCGCTATCATGCATTCTTAGTGAGCATCATACATATGCAATGTCGCTGTACTTTGTCGTAGTGCTGAATATATGCACTTTCAAGATGAAGTataattgtttgtctcacgatgtaaaGTCACTTCGAATATGCGgaattcaaatgaaataattggGCTATAGATATTTTGCCTTGTGCATGTTATCAATAAGGTATAAAATTAACAgcaaaatcaaatgaaatactTCATCAAATTTTCTGGACTCGTTGCCTTAAAAAGGCTCCCCTTAGTTATTCTCTAGGCCGAGCTGTTAAGACGTCATGTATGTAATCATATTTGCAGGAGTCACTGAAGGGATAATCTCCTTCTTTTCAGCTTGAAGTCAGTGAATAACAAATACAGTTTGAGTTTCCAACGAACAGTCCATCTCAAGCGTTCAAGtgtttaatgaaaaaaaggttGTATAGTCGTTGGCGATGGGATAGTCATCACTGGTGTTCCAGCTTCCTCACAGAATAAATGGAGTCCATTGTGGAAGTAATCAACAAAACAACTCAAAGGTCTTCCTATTAGATAATAAGAGACACGAGCAAAAAACTTTTTATGATAATAGAACTAAGTCAATCACGGGTATAAGGTTTGAGGACAGTCACTCCAAGGCTGGTTTTTCCGCTGGTTTACGCCACGCCGAAAAAGGACACGAAGAGAATAACATTGTGAGGACATCCTGTACGTCAGGCAATAGATTAAAAATCACGAGTTctttgtgaaaatttttccGCCTGCATGAAGATGTAATTATTCCCTCGTCAAAGTATCCGAGACTCTAAAACTCTTTGAGTTGCTTTCAAGGTACAAGTCTTAGTCCATtaatgaaaaatacattttatcgGTGGTGAGCTTGGGCTCCCTTTCAAATTACAAACACTTCCTGTTCTTAGAATCAAGGTGACCAAATTAATGACTTACGTGAGCTTGAGAATATGAATTACGGTAGAAGCTTAATCGTTTGATTGACCAGAGAAGATCATTGGCAATGGTGATAACATTTCGTTAGTACTGCCCTTGGAACATATGATCGACTTCCACTGACACtcattttaaaagatttcaTATATAAGCAATCATGCCAGTTTCAAAACTGTAGCCTGAGCGTAAAAAAATGACATGTTGTTTTGAATGTTGTCGCTTAAGTTatttttgacatctttttttctcatgcTGATCCCAGacatcaaacaaacaacaagaaCTGCATCGGTCcccttcttttaatttttgctacAAGTATACGTAGTTCACAAACTTTCAAGGCTCAACTATCAAGGAAGCAATTAAAGATACAATGTCAAACAAACCCAAGTTTTCATAACAAAACATGGCCTACATGTATACGTTAAGACGTCATAATCATACCTCTACTGATTCAGTTGTATTCTTTGCCTATTTTCGCGTCAAGCAAACTAACATACCAACGATAACGATTAATTTCTGATAGCTACTCTATTAGAGGAAATTAAAAGTTGCCAAAAAGCACTTCTCAGGTGTATACCCTCATTACAACTACTCATTACAACTACTCCAAAGTGAGAATGTCAGCGGAATGAACGACGGGCTTTTACCCGGCGACCCAAGTGCGCTTGAGACCCATTGAAGATAGATTTAATTTCTAAATGGAGGCTTTGTTCGCGTTGCGGGCCTACATTTCGTTACTGGAAGTGGCGCCTGGGAATTTCTTCTCGTAGGAAACATAACCCCATCCACCATCGCCACAATCGAAAGTTCTTAAGTTGGCGGTCATGCCGCTGTTTTACATTATCTCGATCGCTTCGGTGTTTTACATACTTCCCGCTCAAGGTAGAGTTTTTAACAGGTCACAAAGCCTCGTGTTCAACGAAACAGACCGGACAGTTGTGACTTCGATGTTTAAGAATTTTGTTCGAAAATTCAACAAGGCCTACTTGAATAATCCCGAGGAATACATCTGGCGTCAGTCTGTTTTCAAGGTGAGCCTAGTTACCTTTACTTTAATGGATTCAAAAGTATACCAATCTTCTTATCTTTTGTCGAAATATAATAGAAGTTATTAATGAGTGATCATTCATTCGCAGAGTATTATTACTCTGCGAATGAATTCGATCACATGAATAACTTCTGTACTCCAAATTTTGTTCGCATCTTTTGCAATAATGCTTCAGGAATGGCAATTGTCATATTTTCATATCGATGGAATTGTTATATAATGATATGAAGTGTTATAACTTACGAGATGAAGAATATATCTTGAGGTGttatttcttggaaattttttatagCAACATTCCTTAATAATTTCTTCTATGCCCATCACGAGGTACATGCTCATCGGAAAGAATGCTTGTTCGTTACGTCGATTTCCGACAAATAGTTGTATGATATTTGATGTTTGAAACAgaaactaatttctccttatagaGACATTTTAACTATGAACAATTACACTGAAAGCCctttaggttttcattttccttgtcaaTCACCTGTATCTAGAAGTCATCGGAAAGGTTGCAACATTGTGACTTTAAAGCATCTAGTTCATCAAGTTGCTATTAAGTAGTATGATAGGATTTGAAATCAATACttcattaaatttatttgaattgatATTAATCACTTTAAACTTTTAAATGCCTATCATACACTTACATATGTTAAATATCTTCACACTGTAGCAAAGCCTGGTAAGACATGCCAAATTGAACGCGAGAGAGTTGGAATTAAATGGTACTGCTGTGTATGGCATAAATCAGTTTTCTGATTGGACACCAGAAGAATTTAGAGGTGGGTGACTGTTTcctattttctgaaaaagggctGATTCAATCTCCTGTTTGTACTCGAGCAAATTGGCCCATGCAGCTGAGCTTATCATGCATGGTTTCCATTGCATAAAGTGAGTAGGAGTATTACTAATTCCCCCAGTATGGGGAATGCTAGTTTATCACAAGGTAATATCCCCCAGCATTTCATTGGGCTTCCCAGACAATTTGCTGTAACTCgtttgtacttgtacttgtataTTTGGAGAGAGGTTCTGTGTGAATAAtaaaagaacacaacacagtgaccagGTCAGGTCTCGCACCTGGTCTATCAACCCAGAGTCCAACTACACTGATTATTAAGCAACTGCATGTTCCACTTTACCACATTCTGATTGAAGTACAAAATGATCAGAACTTAATTTCTCTTCTCCTTGAATGATTGTATTGACAATTCCCACTTCATGCTGAGCAACTTGTCAGCTCCCTACAAATTTGAGCAATTACCAATGACATCTTGGTAAAGAGAGGCATTGTAATTAGTCCATCATCTTCCTCACCAAATTAAACTCAATAACCTGGGCCATATTCAACTTTCTGTTGCATGAAATAATACATTAAACTGTTCATACTTTGCTGGTGAGTTATTTCGTGGGATGTTACAACTGTAGCTCTGTGCTGTACTGGCAGCCTTCACACTATATTGACTGCTGTTCCTGGTTAATTTATATCAGTTATCTTCAAATATCTTAGTTAGAGCCGATATCTCTATTAGAAGGGGTTAAATATCTTGCCTTGAAataaggaagaagaaaaaagaaaagaacaaaatattgttGATCCTAAGTGACTTTTTTTCTGTTCCTCTATAGCTGGGTTGCTGTGTTGGTCCATAGATTCTTTGttgtggaaagaaaaacagatgagaACTTCGGTGTTGTTTATTCCTTTTTATAGAATTTCTCAAAAGAGGGGTACAAGAAGATCATGTCTCATTTACCAACAATGCCATGACACCTTCTGGCTGTTGTACACCAAAACTGAATTCTTCAAACACACCACCTAATCGTGACTGGTAAGTATGCAGAAAAAAGATCTTGTAGGTCAGAACTGGGAAAAAACGGGGTGAACATCCTAATCTGGATTTGCTAAGTCAAAAATTGGTCTTGAGGAAATTCATGAGTACACTTTTGTggataaacaaaatgataaataaataaaactacTCAACAAGCTCCACTTGTTGGAAGACTGGATAATACTATCCCCTGGATCTCTGTCCGTTGGATAGTGTAGCATTTTTTATTACCATTTGCATGccaataaatatattttttattcttcatttatttataaatatgttatttataactttgtttgtttctgtaaGCAAcatcatgattatttttttcttcaggagAAAAGATGGAAAAGTATCAGCTGTGAACAATCAAGGAAAGGTGCTATATACTGTTaatttttcacatcaaattaTGAAGTCTTGATCGAAATTCAATATACTTTTTACAATAATTGTAATCATCATAACAGtttcagaaataaaacaaattattttactcTTTAGAATCTTGAGAAAACATGAATATAGCTTCAAAAGAGTATTTGTGCAATAATTTATGTTTAATATGCATGCACTGCAGTATCTTCAGTATTTTTGACAGATTTGTGAAATTAGGTTAAAGCAAAATCTTAATAGAATACAGTTACATTATTTTCAgattaattttatatttatgaTACCTCATCGCCAATGAATGTGATTGGCGTTATTCAAtcctttttgtttcattcagtCTATGCTTAAAAAGTCTGAAACTGATAAATTGTGATGACAGCTGTATTGCACGTTTTATTATCAAATTCTTGTATTCAGATGTCATGATCATTTGTTCAAATTTCCAATTATATCATTATAAtgttattgataataataatattatttataGGAAAAGTGCTAAGATGGCTAAAATCAATGATTTTGGTGATGATCTGTTCCTaatgacagttttctttttttcatgccCTGTTTTTTACATTAACTGAATGGGAACAGTGTGGAAGTTGTTGGtgagtaaaacttttttccaaaaaaatgtgACTAAGAGCCACATGTAAGGAGGAACTGAATGAAGCAAACATTACTTTATCactttggattattttttttttatttgttaagtctttaattttgcacatgttttttaatattttaaaaggttttttttttaacttgtttttccAGGGCTTTCACCGCAACTGAATGTGTAGAGAGCCAATGGGCAATTCATAATGAACATCAGACTATAAAAGACCTCAGTGTCCAGGAACTGATTTCATGTTCTCCTTCTCAAGGATGTTCAGGTGGTAATACCCTTGCAGCTCTTAAATGGTTACAAACAAAGGTAAGTGGTGACAATGAGGACATTATCCccctacaccctaacatcagtatgcctatgctataaatatatttttatatatttgttATGGTAtttacaagaagaatttgtttgatggTCAAGAGCCgttttagttagtgatcatttcctttattctcatgaccataatgtCTGATTCAACAGAGacactgtgaggagaaataagatgccaATCACTCgtaagggttaaagggtcaaagtAAATAGGTATGGGGGATGCAGTAGGCTGACCTACATGTATTACTGGTTAGCACCCACGACTCATAGGTGAAAAGGTCAGGACAATCCTGGCTCAGGTCATGGTAAGGTGTTTTGGGGCAAGACACTTGAGCGTGGACAGTGCCTCTTTCCATCAAGGAGCAGAATAGGGAGAGGGAATGACTGAACCTGGAATAGATTACCACACCATCCAGAATGGATAATAATACTCCTGACCAGAGTACTTATAATACTTTAACTTGCAGCATGGGCTTGTTTGCCTgagcttttttactttttcttatATTGCATACAGTACATTAGCATGAAATGTGGATATTAtcatggttaaccctttaactcccatgagtgaccaagacagaatttctccttacaatatcaatacaatatcaagcagacaagtgatgagaataaagaaatatgtcaattaggggattataagttgatccaataccaaattctccaaactagcatcacaagaactgtatcgcagacagtaaggagaattactaatgagatcttgggagttaaagggttaatatggATTTGAATGACCTGCTGTTAAAGCTCTAGTCACCCACATGGTTTATGTATGTAACTATCTTTCTTTTCAGAATTACACACTTGCTCCAGCTAGTGAATTCCCATATGTGGATAAAGAAACAACTTGTAGAGATGATCTTTTGTAAGTACTTTTGCTGCTGaaaactttggttttttttagtacACATTGGCTGAAGTCTCCAATTATGAGCAAGGAAGAAAATCAAGACTCACTAGTCTCAGGTCCTGTGTCAGTTTGTAACAAAATTGACAACTCATATTTCATCTCTTGCACCTTGTATCAgtgcagggcgtgaaattgcgcttaaattttttactttggcgaccaaatcctgaaagttagtcgccaaattggcgactagaacgtttcatcataaccttaccaagagatatagtgaattaaaaagattttcaaagataAATGCGCGGCAAACTTCatcgttaagtttgtttctaaaacgtagcacatgcatctcgatcgatagggtcagcattagattccatccaccaaaaccacctcggtcgagagggactgagatggaatatttaatgacttgcaaaacataaccgaagattctcggaaatccgaAGCTGTAAATCtcatgattcttgaggaacaaacagaaacagcatacagcgagaattttaagtcgcgaaccattgatggtagacatgcagataatttaggatacgtaaattctgttgatgaggcgcttaaacttattgcggaatttgaaacaggattgacgacgaagttttctttctttaaagctgtcaaaggtttcgggaacatatatttatatatatttgatatagctctttagcattacaaagctttgctatcgctattgtgcattctcactagtttgtctagttcaagtcctctggcatggcttggatgataccacaatcgtggaatcattcgggttaatttaatgcttacacctccttcctcggacagaagtcacaaaatactaggggaagatgcatgagatatttaaggagcaaaaattcgttttttactggtgtgcctttcctaattttgggaaggaaagtgttcaattgccagcacggcatagattgaacagctggagagaaaaggaaacgaaaagatacagaagaagtactgtatataataatttctttttatcctcaacctttgtgtttctgtcaactatggcttgctaatttgaaaggtcaaatacatgaatgggtcatatgacattgatctcagaatacttttatgacaaacgtgataacagttcaatcttggctaaattgaagatggtttagaagttaacaattgtaagaacttttcactaacatatgctgctgacaaaggagaaaatatatgcaattctgcattttttgcattctatcaagcaatcatatgtttgctccttatcacgctatgacacttccgttttgtcacattccaaaaaataacttgagaaatacactgtcactcatcttacactgttatatt from Pocillopora verrucosa isolate sample1 chromosome 14, ASM3666991v2, whole genome shotgun sequence carries:
- the LOC131795070 gene encoding uncharacterized protein — encoded protein: MSSRLAFVRSLKLVESLTLDSPAAKVVAGSLASFTPELSTQQMHDVQNSTLLAQLAATKKFPDKRDVGYWYQFYFDVLSNVGWDMQKFGFDEYKSHQASFKLSEVTLELLSALVGNDKQLLTVVKETLDSFAKSPQGLTLFADNSASEQHGLFQILPCTVMNGQVSLASIAAYFKASQVSDDYLFSNYNSQDITLHKATQVITLDEEVYGKVRQEIIDKLGPNAYQYVKNLPV
- the LOC131795122 gene encoding cathepsin O-like, which codes for MPLFYIISIASVFYILPAQGRVFNRSQSLVFNETDRTVVTSMFKNFVRKFNKAYLNNPEEYIWRQSVFKQSLVRHAKLNARELELNGTAVYGINQFSDWTPEEFREFLKRGVQEDHVSFTNNAMTPSGCCTPKLNSSNTPPNRDWRKDGKVSAVNNQGKCGSCWAFTATECVESQWAIHNEHQTIKDLSVQELISCSPSQGCSGGNTLAALKWLQTKNYTLAPASEFPYVDKETTCRDDLLTEKGVRIKCGCAVQIKEENTRMKDLVGQHGPLAVNVDATMWHDYFGGIIQHHCTDTDINHAVQIVGYDFNGHIWYWIVRNSWGKDYGEQGYLKIKMGDNLCGVADTPSFVVI